In a genomic window of Rhodobacter sp. 24-YEA-8:
- a CDS encoding ABC transporter substrate-binding protein, which produces MTWSTDRRSLLKAGGAFLATLTAGIPNLAWSQSGNILRLRVAGDFQAIDPYNMVGAIDDILQRCCTVTLVRLPDMREDQTVSPYAASRYEWTSPTTLEFTLHDGLKWTGDFGPVTAEDVKYSFERLAASDSAWAYQFEKLDHVEVTGEKTGIIHLTDAFRPFEVIALPYYGGHLVCKAATEAAGGTFTTEFPAQCGPYLFDTWEQNAKITLRRNPDWPLEAPAFETVEFYIVTDDQAALLAYEADAFDFSALAVSGFAGLKAAPPAGASLIESPSTRYAWLTINMNATQLQDERVRRAIQLAYDGEAVIEGVYDGLTSRATGVVQSGGQYGREKNIYDPRDTDQARALLAEAGAEGITLQLYCLTDQTSLSTAQIIQASLSEVGINIEIQPSEDAAYWALGDRTAGEGYKEIELVLMNFAGGIEPTENLVWFRPDQIGIYNWSFFNSPEYETLYQASLTEQDIAKRKEIFNKMEDLMELSGGFIFICFEPYLAIHDTGLKPVILADGHPDPTRFTAG; this is translated from the coding sequence ATGACCTGGAGCACCGATCGCCGCAGCCTTCTGAAAGCCGGTGGCGCCTTTCTGGCAACCCTGACGGCAGGAATCCCGAACCTCGCCTGGTCACAATCCGGCAATATATTGCGCCTGCGGGTTGCCGGCGATTTTCAGGCCATCGATCCCTATAACATGGTCGGCGCTATAGACGACATCCTGCAACGCTGCTGCACGGTCACCCTGGTGCGGCTGCCCGACATGCGCGAGGATCAGACCGTCTCTCCCTATGCCGCCAGCCGTTACGAATGGACCAGCCCGACCACGCTGGAATTCACCCTGCATGACGGGCTGAAATGGACCGGCGATTTCGGGCCCGTCACCGCAGAGGATGTGAAATATTCCTTTGAGCGCCTGGCTGCCTCTGACAGCGCCTGGGCCTATCAGTTTGAAAAACTCGACCACGTTGAGGTGACGGGGGAAAAGACCGGCATCATCCACCTGACAGACGCCTTCCGGCCCTTTGAAGTGATCGCCCTGCCCTATTACGGCGGTCATCTGGTCTGCAAAGCCGCGACCGAGGCGGCGGGCGGCACTTTCACCACCGAATTTCCCGCGCAATGCGGCCCCTATCTGTTCGACACATGGGAGCAGAACGCAAAGATCACCCTGCGCCGCAACCCGGACTGGCCGCTTGAGGCGCCGGCCTTCGAAACGGTGGAATTCTATATCGTCACCGATGACCAGGCGGCGCTGCTGGCCTATGAGGCCGATGCGTTCGATTTCTCGGCCCTCGCGGTCAGCGGGTTTGCCGGCCTCAAGGCGGCGCCGCCCGCAGGTGCCAGCCTGATCGAGTCGCCCTCGACCCGCTATGCCTGGCTGACGATCAATATGAATGCGACCCAGCTGCAGGATGAGCGGGTGCGGCGCGCGATCCAGCTGGCCTATGATGGCGAGGCAGTGATCGAGGGCGTCTATGACGGGCTGACCAGCCGCGCCACCGGCGTCGTGCAATCGGGCGGCCAATATGGGCGCGAGAAGAACATCTATGATCCGCGCGATACCGATCAGGCGCGCGCCCTGCTGGCCGAGGCCGGCGCCGAAGGGATCACGCTGCAGCTTTACTGCCTGACAGACCAGACCTCGCTTTCGACCGCGCAGATCATCCAGGCCAGCCTTTCCGAGGTCGGCATCAATATCGAGATCCAGCCCAGTGAGGACGCGGCCTACTGGGCGCTTGGCGACAGGACCGCCGGCGAAGGGTATAAGGAAATCGAGCTTGTCCTGATGAATTTCGCCGGCGGAATCGAGCCTACCGAAAATCTGGTCTGGTTCCGCCCCGATCAGATCGGCATATATAACTGGTCTTTCTTCAACAGCCCGGAGTATGAAACGCTTTACCAGGCCTCGCTGACCGAACAGGACATTGCGAAGCGCAAAGAGATCTTCAACAAAATGGAGGATCTGATGGAACTGTCGGGCGGCTTTATCTTCATCTGTTTCGAGCCTTATCTTGCGATTCACGACACCGGGCTGAAGCCGGTCATTCTGGCGGACGGGCACCCGGACCCAACCCGCTTCACCGCCGGCTGA
- a CDS encoding TetR family transcriptional regulator C-terminal domain-containing protein — translation MTQSTEGPRFRRYSSETRAAMLVEAGLACLARGGITAFTIDNICAEAAVSRGLINHHFGSKDGLLAACYATMYDRFTSAVAPGGAALRGETSGLVHLVEANFAPAVFNPDSLRIWLALWGEIANNPALRNVHRARYQDFLFQVARAVTETASSRGLTVNAHSVAVLFIALSDGLWLEQGIDPTMLSRDAARRACYHFLESFLGPLDPMNLAKPPGEAPA, via the coding sequence ATGACCCAGAGCACCGAAGGCCCCCGTTTTCGACGCTATTCCAGTGAGACCCGCGCCGCCATGCTGGTTGAAGCCGGGCTGGCCTGCCTTGCACGCGGCGGCATCACGGCCTTCACGATTGACAACATCTGTGCCGAGGCCGCGGTCTCACGCGGCCTGATCAACCATCATTTCGGCTCGAAAGACGGGCTGCTCGCGGCCTGCTATGCCACGATGTATGACAGGTTTACCAGCGCGGTAGCGCCTGGCGGCGCCGCCCTTCGCGGTGAGACTTCCGGCCTGGTACATCTGGTTGAGGCCAATTTCGCGCCCGCAGTGTTCAACCCCGACAGCCTGCGGATCTGGCTCGCTCTCTGGGGGGAAATCGCCAACAACCCTGCCCTGCGCAATGTCCACCGCGCCCGCTATCAGGACTTTCTGTTCCAGGTCGCCCGCGCCGTCACTGAAACCGCCAGCAGCCGCGGCCTCACCGTCAATGCCCATTCCGTCGCGGTTCTGTTCATCGCGCTGAGTGACGGGCTCTGGCTGGAACAGGGCATCGATCCCACCATGCTTTCGCGCGATGCGGCCCGCCGGGCGTGCTATCATTTCCTTGAAAGCTTCCTCGGGCCGCTTGATCCGATGAACCTGGCGAAGCCGCCGGGAGAAGCCCCGGCCTGA
- a CDS encoding ATP-binding cassette domain-containing protein codes for MTEPLLRLENIRRTFRSGSRVVTAAGGVSLHLAAGETLGIVGESGSGKSTIGRIATGLETADAGRVLIDGADPARLRGRAQRAVLRKVQMIFQDPYSSLNPRLTVGMQVAEGLADRKSLGRDALRQRLSELFVDAGLEPGHIDRYPHEFSGGQRQRVAIARALAPEPRMIVADEPVSALDLTVQAQIIDLMIRTQARRGLSWLFISHDISVVARLCDRVAVMYRGRIVEQGPAASVIRMAGHPYTRNLLEAVPRLDHRRTGAKSVPHILPEHGDDDQFEEVAPGHLVRRAR; via the coding sequence ATGACCGAACCATTGCTGCGACTTGAAAACATACGCCGCACCTTCCGCAGCGGATCGCGTGTGGTCACAGCAGCTGGTGGCGTCTCCCTGCATCTGGCGGCAGGTGAAACGCTGGGCATTGTTGGTGAAAGCGGTTCCGGGAAATCCACCATCGGGCGCATCGCGACCGGGCTTGAAACTGCCGATGCAGGCAGGGTGCTGATCGATGGTGCGGATCCTGCCCGGCTGCGGGGGCGCGCGCAGCGGGCCGTCCTGCGCAAGGTGCAGATGATCTTTCAGGATCCCTATTCCTCGCTTAATCCGCGGCTGACGGTGGGGATGCAGGTGGCCGAGGGGCTGGCCGACCGCAAGAGCCTGGGGCGCGATGCCCTGCGCCAGCGTCTTTCAGAGCTTTTCGTCGATGCCGGGCTGGAGCCGGGCCATATCGACCGCTATCCGCATGAGTTTTCCGGCGGTCAGCGCCAGAGGGTCGCCATCGCCCGCGCTCTTGCCCCCGAACCCCGCATGATTGTTGCGGATGAACCCGTCTCGGCGCTGGATCTGACGGTTCAGGCCCAGATCATTGACCTGATGATCCGCACACAGGCACGGCGCGGGCTGTCATGGCTGTTCATCTCGCATGACATTTCAGTGGTGGCGCGGCTTTGTGACCGGGTGGCGGTGATGTATCGCGGGCGCATCGTCGAACAGGGGCCGGCAGCGTCCGTCATCCGTATGGCGGGACATCCCTATACCCGCAATCTGCTGGAAGCGGTCCCAAGGCTTGATCATCGGCGGACCGGCGCGAAATCGGTGCCTCATATTCTGCCAGAACATGGGGACGACGATCAGTTTGAGGAAGTGGCGCCCGGTCACCTGGTAAGGCGCGCTCGCTGA
- a CDS encoding ABC transporter ATP-binding protein, translating into MNALEIRDLTVTFGGSKDALTVVDAVSLTVAPGEILALVGESGSGKSMTSLAVMGLLPPAARVEGRITVGGAAVSGLGRRALEDLRGRQMGMVFQEPMTSLNPVLTIRRQMTEGPRRHLGLGRAEAEKLACAALAEVGIPDPVAVMGQYPHQLSGGMRQRVMIASVLALKPALLIADEPTTALDVTVQGQVLDLLVALKHRSGSGILLITHDIGVVAETADRVAVMQRGRIVETGPVDQVLFAPRHDYTRKLLAAHLDVNEALAMRAEERKTCP; encoded by the coding sequence ATGAACGCGCTGGAGATCCGCGACCTGACGGTCACGTTCGGCGGCAGCAAAGATGCGCTGACGGTTGTAGATGCCGTGAGCCTGACGGTCGCTCCCGGTGAAATCCTGGCCCTTGTCGGAGAATCCGGCAGTGGCAAAAGCATGACCTCGCTTGCGGTTATGGGTCTGTTGCCGCCGGCGGCGCGGGTCGAAGGCCGGATTACCGTTGGCGGTGCCGCGGTAAGCGGACTTGGACGCCGGGCGCTTGAGGATCTGCGGGGCCGGCAGATGGGCATGGTTTTTCAGGAGCCGATGACCTCGCTTAATCCGGTGCTGACCATCCGCCGTCAGATGACCGAAGGTCCGCGCCGCCATCTCGGACTTGGGCGGGCCGAGGCCGAAAAACTGGCCTGTGCCGCGCTGGCCGAGGTTGGCATTCCCGATCCTGTGGCCGTGATGGGGCAATATCCCCACCAGCTTTCGGGCGGCATGCGGCAGCGGGTGATGATCGCTTCGGTGCTGGCGCTGAAACCGGCCCTGCTGATCGCGGATGAGCCGACCACCGCACTTGATGTCACCGTGCAGGGGCAGGTGCTGGATCTGCTGGTTGCCCTGAAGCATCGCAGCGGTTCGGGTATTCTTCTGATCACGCATGATATCGGAGTGGTGGCGGAAACCGCAGACCGGGTTGCGGTGATGCAGCGCGGCCGCATCGTCGAGACCGGCCCGGTGGATCAGGTGCTGTTTGCACCGCGACACGACTATACGCGCAAACTGCTGGCGGCCCATCTGGATGTGAATGAGGCGCTTGCCATGCGTGCCGAAGAGCGGAAGACCTGTCCATGA
- a CDS encoding ABC transporter permease, with product MTAIPAPKRMRRRVPPGLWLGGALLLLLVAAALLAPWVAPYDPTKMGVGKRLLAPNASFLFGTDEFGRDLFSRVLAGARLSLGIGAVAVLSGLVIGGTIGLVAAFAPGWLRAALLRVVDVLYSFPDTLIALSLVAFLGPGIGNATLAIAISLVPFYARVSYGLAAAEAARPYIEAARLGGIGHTRLVRVHVMPNIAQSLIVMGSLGFSSAILSAAGLSFLGLGVQPPSPEWGAILSSGRNYISKAPWILIFPGLAIVLTVMALNLIGDNLRDLIDPRQRGRT from the coding sequence ATGACCGCCATTCCGGCACCAAAACGCATGAGGCGCAGGGTTCCTCCCGGGCTTTGGCTGGGCGGAGCGCTGTTGCTGCTGCTGGTTGCGGCAGCGCTGCTGGCCCCCTGGGTCGCGCCCTATGATCCGACGAAGATGGGCGTCGGAAAGCGGCTGCTCGCACCGAATGCCAGCTTTCTGTTTGGAACGGATGAATTTGGCCGCGATCTGTTCAGCCGTGTTCTCGCCGGCGCGCGGCTCTCGCTTGGCATTGGCGCGGTGGCGGTGCTGTCCGGGCTGGTGATCGGTGGCACGATCGGCCTTGTCGCAGCCTTTGCGCCTGGCTGGCTCCGCGCGGCGCTGCTGCGGGTGGTGGATGTGCTCTACTCTTTCCCCGACACGCTGATCGCACTGTCGCTCGTGGCTTTTCTCGGGCCGGGCATCGGCAATGCGACACTGGCCATCGCGATCTCTCTCGTCCCCTTCTATGCCCGTGTGAGCTATGGCCTGGCCGCAGCCGAGGCCGCACGCCCCTATATAGAGGCAGCCCGGCTGGGCGGGATTGGTCACACGAGGCTGGTGCGGGTGCATGTCATGCCCAATATCGCCCAAAGCCTGATCGTGATGGGCAGCCTTGGCTTTTCATCCGCCATTCTTTCGGCGGCGGGCCTCTCCTTCCTCGGGCTTGGCGTGCAGCCGCCCTCGCCGGAATGGGGCGCGATCCTGTCCTCGGGGCGCAACTATATCAGCAAAGCCCCCTGGATCCTCATTTTTCCGGGGCTCGCCATCGTTCTGACGGTCATGGCGCTGAACCTGATCGGCGACAATCTGCGCGATCTGATCGATCCGCGCCAGCGGGGGCGGACATGA
- a CDS encoding ABC transporter permease, with protein sequence MLFLVLRRLLIAFATILVVIALSGVLIHIVPGDPVTAMMAQSVSATPEAMADMRSRLGLDLPVWQQVLHYVGNVLQGDLGTTIRGGEPVAELLLLRLPNTFALAAAGLFTALLIGVPLGFIAALNRGRFADMAIMMIAVLGVSVPGFWMGLVLIQVFALKLGWLPVAGSGLRGILLPALTLGLCYAALIARMTRSALVEILSEDYIRTARARGLRGWQVLLVHALKPALISIVTVVGLVFAYLMGGQVVIENVFSWNGIGRLAVQAMLERDYPMIQGFIVVFATSVVVITALIDILYTLLDPRMRRRT encoded by the coding sequence ATGCTGTTTCTTGTGCTCCGACGGCTGCTGATTGCCTTTGCGACCATCCTTGTGGTGATCGCATTGTCGGGTGTGCTGATCCATATCGTGCCCGGCGATCCGGTGACGGCGATGATGGCACAGTCGGTCTCTGCAACTCCCGAGGCGATGGCCGATATGCGCAGCCGTCTGGGACTGGATCTGCCGGTCTGGCAACAGGTGCTGCACTATGTCGGCAATGTGCTGCAAGGTGATCTGGGCACCACGATCCGGGGTGGCGAGCCGGTGGCAGAACTGCTGCTGCTTCGGCTGCCGAATACTTTTGCACTTGCGGCGGCCGGGCTGTTCACCGCCCTGCTGATCGGCGTGCCGCTGGGCTTTATCGCCGCGCTGAACCGTGGACGTTTTGCCGATATGGCGATCATGATGATTGCTGTGCTCGGGGTCTCGGTGCCCGGCTTCTGGATGGGGCTGGTGCTGATCCAGGTCTTTGCACTGAAGCTTGGCTGGCTGCCGGTCGCCGGATCGGGGCTGCGCGGCATCCTTCTGCCCGCGCTGACGCTGGGGCTGTGTTATGCTGCGCTGATCGCGCGAATGACCCGCTCGGCACTGGTCGAGATCCTGTCGGAAGATTATATCCGCACCGCCCGTGCCAGAGGCCTGCGCGGCTGGCAGGTGCTGCTGGTCCATGCGCTGAAACCGGCACTGATCAGTATCGTTACCGTGGTTGGGCTTGTCTTTGCCTATCTGATGGGCGGCCAGGTGGTGATCGAGAATGTTTTCTCCTGGAATGGGATAGGGCGGCTGGCGGTGCAGGCGATGCTGGAACGCGATTACCCGATGATACAGGGCTTCATCGTGGTTTTTGCCACCTCGGTCGTGGTGATCACCGCGCTGATCGACATTCTTTACACCCTGCTTGATCCCAGAATGCGGAGACGGACATGA
- a CDS encoding ABC transporter substrate-binding protein, translating into MSHPNSRKRLLTLSSALSLSAILAAAPSLADEITLARGVDADSLDPHRASTTQSLQVTSMIYDTLLTMAADGSIHPGLAKGYEVSEDGLTYRFAIRDGVACHDGSPFDAAAAKISFDRAINPETLNPNLSAWGPVVATAVEDDSLVVTLSEPYGPFASFLTSIQAGFLCPSALSGGEFTPIGTGPFRLEKWVRNDAIVLTANDAYSNVHPLVENPGRPHLDRVTLRVIPEAVARMAALRSGEVDIVEPSLEEAVDLKDDPDFRVYAAEYSGQQVLAAFTWRVAPLDNAEIRRAIGMALNKEAYAEIAYEGLVSATNCTVAPNLFAVDQEKCAEWGVSYDPDAARAVMEAAGYSAANPLKVNLQVHKLPGFDQMHQIMQQDLAEIYVEAEIQTREVAAFFDFMTQENLKTDIKPTIWTMGMSGVDPDYMYFLWKQPGFVSMGVNDTLDAILVEQRRLTGEARAAKVQEAEEYLLSNGYAVPLVSPGWNWLMASSARVEGFRLGHMVSLVFNDVTLAD; encoded by the coding sequence ATGTCACATCCTAACAGCCGTAAGCGCCTGCTGACGCTTTCGTCGGCACTGAGCCTCTCTGCCATCCTTGCTGCCGCACCTTCACTCGCGGATGAGATCACGCTGGCGCGTGGTGTCGATGCCGACAGCCTTGATCCGCATCGCGCCAGCACCACCCAGTCACTGCAAGTGACCAGCATGATCTATGACACTTTGCTGACCATGGCGGCGGATGGATCCATCCATCCGGGGCTGGCCAAGGGGTATGAGGTCTCGGAAGACGGGCTGACCTATCGCTTTGCGATCCGGGACGGTGTCGCTTGCCACGATGGCAGCCCGTTCGACGCGGCCGCCGCGAAAATCAGCTTTGACCGGGCGATCAACCCCGAGACACTGAACCCCAATCTCTCGGCCTGGGGTCCGGTGGTGGCAACGGCGGTGGAAGACGACAGCCTGGTGGTGACGCTGAGCGAGCCTTACGGTCCTTTCGCCTCGTTCCTGACCAGCATTCAGGCGGGCTTCCTCTGCCCCTCGGCGCTCTCCGGGGGCGAGTTCACCCCGATTGGTACCGGCCCGTTCAGGCTGGAAAAATGGGTGCGCAACGATGCCATCGTGCTGACGGCCAATGACGCCTATAGCAATGTGCACCCGCTGGTGGAAAACCCGGGCCGCCCGCATCTCGACCGGGTAACCCTGCGGGTGATCCCCGAGGCTGTGGCCCGGATGGCAGCGCTGCGCTCGGGCGAGGTGGATATCGTCGAACCCTCGCTGGAGGAGGCGGTCGATCTGAAAGATGATCCCGATTTCCGCGTCTATGCGGCGGAGTATTCCGGCCAGCAGGTGCTGGCGGCCTTTACCTGGCGGGTCGCCCCGCTGGACAATGCAGAGATCCGGCGCGCCATCGGCATGGCCCTGAACAAAGAGGCCTATGCCGAAATCGCCTATGAAGGGCTGGTATCGGCCACGAATTGCACCGTCGCCCCCAATCTCTTTGCGGTGGATCAGGAAAAATGTGCCGAATGGGGCGTTTCCTATGATCCTGATGCGGCCCGTGCGGTGATGGAGGCTGCGGGTTATTCCGCCGCCAATCCGCTGAAAGTAAACCTGCAGGTCCATAAGCTGCCGGGCTTTGACCAGATGCACCAGATCATGCAGCAGGACCTGGCAGAAATCTATGTCGAGGCCGAGATCCAGACGCGTGAGGTCGCAGCTTTCTTCGACTTCATGACCCAGGAAAACCTGAAGACGGATATCAAACCGACGATCTGGACCATGGGCATGTCCGGCGTCGATCCCGATTACATGTATTTCCTGTGGAAACAGCCCGGCTTTGTCAGCATGGGTGTCAATGACACGCTGGATGCAATCCTGGTTGAGCAGCGCAGGCTGACCGGCGAGGCCCGTGCGGCGAAAGTGCAGGAAGCCGAAGAATACCTGCTGAGCAATGGCTATGCCGTGCCGCTGGTTTCGCCCGGCTGGAACTGGCTGATGGCTTCTTCGGCCAGGGTTGAGGGTTTCAGGCTTGGTCATATGGTGTCGCTTGTCTTCAACGATGTGACTCTGGCCGACTGA
- a CDS encoding amidase, giving the protein MKLAEYVGYDATGLAELVARGDVSPVELLDLALTAVEQVNPALNAVVHTFPEEARRFIDEDLRAGPFRGVPFLLKDLTQNYAGQPTGAGTPLRNGHKPAEDTELVRRYKSAGFVTFGKTAVPELAMDWTTRSRLHGETNNPWNTAHTAGTSSGGTAAAVAAGIVPAAHGNDGGGSIRVPASCCGVFGLKPSRGRNPAAPAGETWDGMLVEHVLTRSVRDSAAILDATAGPTAGQFYNSPSGGNFVSELRRDPGRLRIGVLTDAPYGAPTDGDCLAAVEDATRLLNSLGHDCAPASLWLPENGWPGFEAYILTEYAADMRVEAAQLGRALTEADFPATLNEMIAAGNALSAVDQRMATAAVHGVAQAVNRMFDGFDVILSPTLARPPLRHDEFPHDVDMREHYRFYLSWMPYTHIYNISGSPAISVPLHWNAAGLPVGVQFAAAPAREDLLIRLGSQLETARPWWNRRPAVFAA; this is encoded by the coding sequence GTGAAACTTGCGGAATATGTCGGATATGATGCGACCGGGCTGGCCGAGCTGGTCGCCCGTGGGGATGTCTCACCCGTGGAGCTTCTTGATCTGGCACTCACGGCCGTCGAACAGGTGAACCCCGCGCTGAATGCGGTGGTTCATACTTTCCCTGAGGAAGCCCGCCGCTTCATCGATGAGGATCTGAGGGCCGGGCCATTTCGCGGGGTGCCGTTCCTCCTCAAGGATCTGACGCAAAACTATGCCGGACAACCGACCGGTGCCGGAACGCCTTTGCGCAATGGTCACAAGCCCGCAGAGGACACCGAGCTGGTGCGTCGCTACAAGAGCGCCGGCTTTGTGACTTTTGGCAAAACGGCCGTGCCGGAACTGGCAATGGACTGGACCACCCGCTCGCGGCTTCATGGCGAGACGAACAATCCGTGGAATACCGCACATACTGCCGGCACCTCCAGCGGCGGTACAGCGGCGGCTGTGGCAGCAGGGATCGTCCCGGCGGCGCATGGCAATGATGGCGGCGGCTCGATCCGGGTGCCGGCATCCTGCTGCGGCGTCTTCGGGCTGAAACCGTCGCGCGGGCGCAATCCGGCCGCACCGGCCGGCGAGACATGGGATGGGATGCTGGTCGAGCATGTGCTGACCCGCTCGGTTCGCGACAGCGCCGCGATCCTCGATGCAACTGCGGGGCCAACGGCGGGCCAGTTCTACAACAGCCCATCGGGCGGCAATTTCGTCTCTGAACTGCGCCGCGATCCGGGCCGGTTGCGGATCGGCGTGCTGACCGACGCGCCCTATGGCGCACCGACCGACGGGGATTGCCTCGCTGCCGTTGAGGACGCCACCCGGTTGCTGAACAGCCTGGGCCATGACTGTGCTCCGGCCAGCCTGTGGCTGCCCGAAAACGGCTGGCCGGGATTTGAAGCCTATATCCTGACGGAATATGCGGCAGATATGCGGGTTGAGGCAGCCCAGCTCGGACGCGCGCTGACCGAGGCGGATTTCCCTGCAACCCTGAACGAGATGATCGCGGCCGGAAATGCGCTCTCTGCCGTCGATCAGCGCATGGCAACCGCGGCGGTGCATGGTGTCGCGCAAGCGGTGAACCGGATGTTTGACGGTTTCGACGTCATCCTGTCGCCGACGCTGGCCCGCCCGCCATTGCGCCATGATGAATTCCCCCATGATGTGGACATGCGCGAGCACTACCGCTTTTACCTGTCCTGGATGCCCTATACCCATATCTACAATATCAGCGGTTCGCCGGCGATCTCGGTCCCGCTGCACTGGAACGCCGCCGGGCTGCCGGTCGGTGTGCAATTTGCTGCCGCCCCGGCGCGTGAGGATCTGCTGATCCGCCTTGGCAGCCAGCTGGAAACCGCCCGCCCGTGGTGGAACCGCCGTCCGGCCGTCTTTGCCGCCTGA